One Coffea eugenioides isolate CCC68of chromosome 2, Ceug_1.0, whole genome shotgun sequence genomic window, aaattattttttggctTAATTCACCGTACCTCAAAGGATGCTTCACCTTTGTAATTATTATTATGATTGGCATTGATGAATATAATATTCATTAATTGTAGTTTAATACTGTTGGTTGTTACAAGAATACGATTTATAAAgttcattaaatttaatttttattgcaatttaaataaataaacttCCCAACATAAAACTCTTTGCCTACCTTGGTACTCCATTTCctatttatattttgtattaaaGTTTTTTACTCAATACTAATATACTCATATTAAAAAGGTGCTCTTGAGGCTTAATTTACTTGTATCCAAAAAATAACAAGACTCGTGGTGCTTTTTAAGAGACTCATAGTACCAATTTATTATGTTTTGTTTCATGTTTGAAGTACTCTCTAAACTTGGATTTTGTAAATAATAGttgttcttctttcttttggtaAATAAAAAAAGTAAGGAATCTTTCATTTTTGTAACTGCTAGCATATTTGATATGATTTATTAAtaatgaaatgcaatgcaaTTTGTCCATTTATTAGAGAGGGATGTAATTTTGGCatcataaaaactaaaataattttttgctTACACTATTAACTACTAAGATTCaccatattttttttataatttataattaaaatttgttatttttttgatttaattcaCTATAACTCAAGGGAATGTTTTTCATTCTTGTAATTGTTGGCATAATTGATATTAATTATTGATTAAATGCAATGAATTGgttattctttttttggtttaattcaCCAGAATCACCACAATTCAAGAAATGTTTCTTTGTAACTGTTAGCATAATTCTTATTAATTATTAAGTAAATACAATGTAATTTGTCCATTTATTAGTATCAAGGGTGATACTACTATCACAAAAATTaagattaatttttaattacacTCACGATAAAGACTCGTCATACTTTTTATACAGTAATTGATAATGGATATCTGACTGGCATCATTTCTGTTTGTCTGATAACCTTGGTTACCTGTCAAAAAGTTTGTTTGTGTATTCTAAAGAAAAATGACTGACTTGGCTAAACCTGATTAATTGTAGGCGCTTAGATATACATCTCTTCTCGTTAACTGCTAATTGCAGTTTCGTATTTGCCGCTTCATCAACTCCTCTCTTATGTCAACCAGGAGCATCCACTCGAGCGTTGTTAGGACTTAGGAGTATATTCTGCTCTGAACATTCTCTTTCCATTTCCCTGTTTCCCCTGAAAAGAAAACTTATGTTTCAGATACCCTGCTACTTTCTTGAGCTTAATTTCCATTCTTGTGGTATTTGCAGTTTCCATCTGTTCATTGTTTTTTATAGTCTGAGAACCATGAATGACCACATCCTGAGCCATGGAGATTGCGCTGGACGTGGCCAAGGTTAATTTGATTTACTAATGAAAATCACCTCTGCAGCTCTTGTGAAATGTTGTGTACCAGGTAGACGTGGTCATGTAGTCAAAGCATTCCATTTTCTATTGATTTAGCTTGATAAATCACAATCGTAAATTGACATACAACAGCTTCGTAATTCATTAGCTCCAAACATGTCTTCGGGGCAGAGACCGCGGTTATTTTGTGATGCTTCTGGACAGGGAATGCCAGACTTCTTGGCCTGGACTTAATCATTTGGTGGCATTTATGGAACAAGGAACATGGCAGCCTCCATGGTGCTAGGTCATTGTGCTAAAATGCATCCGATTCAAGTGTACTAACATAAACTGTCCATACAAGCATGATCAAGTCTGAAGAGCTAAAAGCCGGTTACCATCTTCCTAGAAGCCCGAGATAGTGATTTACCTTTCCCCTGGGAAGGTAATGATTATGTCCTTCCTAGGAGGGGCTGTCTAGACTTGTATCATGAAGGGAAACCATCACCTCACATGGGAGAGGGAGGCCAATAAGGCTGCAGTTTCAGACTAAGTCCCGTCTTCCTGTCATCTTCATCAATTTCGTACTTGTAGTTTTGGTCAATAGATGAGAAAAATTCCTTTCATGGCATATGTTTTGTGAGTTATCACTAATTCGTTTGTATGATTAGTCATCTGCAATGGAATGCAAATTTTGCTATTGAACTTGTTCGAAAATGCAAGCATATGTTACTTCTTCAAGATTTTCATCTATTTTGTTCTGACCCTGCTAGCTACATCTTCCATATTGGTTATGTGCATATCAAAAGCTGCATCTTAGTTTGTATCGAGTAGAGGGTCAACTGTTTTTCTGGGGGGCTGTAACGGATAAAAGTGCATAGAAAAATGACATAGCATCTACAGAGAGGAAAATTCAAGGTTAGTTTTTAATACATCACATCTCTATTCTCATCCGTGAATACTTGCAAACTTGAGATGTCTTGACAGATTATGACTTCACCCCAGAAAAGCTTTACAATTGTGACTTTCTTTAGGTTCTTCTAATTGATCATTTTCTGAGTGTTTTATCTTGTACTGCAAATTCTTATAGTCGAAGATTTCCTTTAACTTCTGAGTTGAAAATTCTTGTTTTGCTTATGGCGGCATTGGGTTCTCGGGATTTGTATCCAAAAGAAAattcaacagcacacagcagagCCAATTTGGAACGCAAGTACGGCTTCTTTGATGCCACTGGGGACATGTATTCCAACCTCTGTTTGTCCTATTCACTTCCATCTCTTTTACGTTTCTGTTTTTTGGTCAATTAGGCAATCTTAGTGATTTTGGCTACTGCTTTGACCAGGTCATCCCCAGGGATAACGTAATTGACAGCCAAAAAACTTTGACAAACAGCATTTTACttgtcaaaaatccaaaaaatataTAGGGGATTTCAAAACCTGTCAACTaagatggttttttttttattatttaataaatcTTTTAAATGGGTATACACCTAAGCTTTAGATGTGTTTAGATGAAAATTGCTTTCCTGACATCAATCCCTTGCCAAAGTGATCTGAGAAAATGACTAAAGGACCTTTCAAGACTTACGACAATTCCATCCCAATGACTGCTACAAGATCATATGGCACCTAAACTTAGCTGGGAAAGTGTAAATAGCTCACAACCAAAACTGTTAGAACCGAACATGGAAGATTAATAACCAAAGGCTTATTATTGGGGGTATagtaaatttttcaattttttccccCACAAAATCTGAAAGGATAATAAGGATCCTAGTAATATTTGGAAGTGCAAACTGATTTCAAACAGGAAATTTTCCATTGGCTTAGTCTTATCATCAGTCTGCTAACCAATTTTCATGATAAGAGACCTCAAGAAAGCTATTcttccaaacaaaaaaaaggctATTTTACTAATAATATAATAGTTATATACATAAGTCACCAGTAgaaaatggtacaaaaataATTCTCCTTTTCCATCCCCAGGCAGTTCAATTATCCAGTTTAGTTCATCATAGGACCACAGAATTCATGGCTAGATGGTCTTTCAAAGAAGCTTTGCGATTAGTTTTTCTTGTGATCGTAGTCCTCCAAATAAACTTCCTTTCAACAGAGGTGGTAGCTCAAGAAACAGCAAAAATCTCCACTTCATGGAGAAACAATAACCATTCTGTAGCCAATGTTACCAGAGCCTTACTTTATCCTTACTATACTTTCAATGATTCATCAGGGCCTTTTATGCAAATTATTTTGTTAAAAGAGATAAGGCCCCGGGTTGGTTATGCTTGTGGTTTTGTCTCAAATGGAACAGAcgattcttttgttttctccaTCGGAATCGTGCACTATCGTACAGATTTCGTTGGGGTTCATTATTGGTCTGATCTTGATGTAGTTTGGTTTGCAAACAGAAACAAACCTATCCGTGAGAATGGAACTCTACAGTTCCTCCCAGATGGAAATTTGATCTTGAAAGATGCAGATGGAACTCTTGTATGGTCTACCAGTACATCTAATAAGGGTGTTGTGGGCATGAAGGTGATGGAAACCGGTAATCTGGTGCTTCATGATGGGAACAATCAAACTGTTTGGCAGTCTTTTGATCATCCAACAGATACACTTCTTCCAGGGCAGAAACTGGTGGATGGTCAAACTCTTGTGGCTAGATTATCTGAAACTAGTTGGAACGAGGGCAATTACTATCTTTTGGTAAACCATCAAGGTCTATTTGCATTTTACAAGTCTAACTCCCCGCAGATGtacttcaatttttttattcGTGGAGAAAGGGAAAGCATTGAAACAAGCTATGTTAAAGCAGTAAATGGTACGCTTGCTCTATACATATCTTCAGCTGAGCCAAATGAACCAGACGCAGTGTTTTCAAAACCATCCAGCATGAAATATATCAGATATGATTATGATGGCCATTTCAGAGTTTATAATGAGGAAAATGGACCTGTTGATCTCTTGGCAGATTTTCTGAGCGAATGTGATTATCCAACCGTTTGTGGCAGTTTGGCTCTATGCTCGGGGGGGCAGTGCTCTTGTCCGTCAGGCTTTGAAAGAAGTGACAACCAAAACAACAGTGGCTGTGTGGAGATAAATCCCACAAAATGTGATGGTCCCCGTTCTCATGGACTACTACATCTTACAGATGTATATTACTTCAATTATGTTGATTTTGATGCTGCAGTCTTGAAAGCGACAGATATTGAGAGCTGCAGGTGGTTATGCTTGAGAAACTGCTCATGCAAAGCAGTTCTCTTTCAGCATTTTTTCAGTAACTTTTCGAGGGGAAACTGCTTCTTACCCTCCCCTGTTCTTTCACTAATAAGTGATGGAAAGCAAAGAAATGATTTTGAATCATCAGCATTCATCAAAATTTCCAATGACATGTCAAATACATCGGGATCTTCTGCATCGTCCAAACGAAAAGGAATTATAGCTGGATTGACTGCAGGAATTTTCTGTTTGTCAGTAGTAATCCTTGGCATCTGCATTGTGCGTAGGAAGAAGCAAAGTACTGAGGAAGACGTTGAGACTTACTGGGAACAGCTATCTGGAATGCCCGTGAGATTTTCTTTTCAGGAGCTACAGGATGCAACtggaaatttctcaaaattgctGGGAGAAGGAGGATTCGGCTCAGTTTTTGAAGGAGTTttgaaaaatgaagagaaaattgCCGTGAAGCAACTCAACAGTTTAGGGCAAGGGAAGAAGGAGTTCCTGGCTGAGGTCCAGACAATTGGAAGCATCCATCATATCAATCTTGTGAGACTGATTGGATTTTGTGTTGAAAACCATCATAGACTTTTAGTCTATGAATTTATGAACAATGGATCACTTGACAAATGGATTTTTAGCAAGGATTCTGTTCAACCTACTCTTGTCTGGCTGACAAGAAGGAATATCATCCATGATATAGCAAAAGGTCTGGCTTACCTTCATGAAGAATGCAGACAAAAAATAGTCCATCTAGATATCAAACCTCAGAACATCCTGTTAGATGAAAATTTATGTGCAAAGGTTTCTGATTTTGGCTTGTCCAAGTCCATTGATAAGGATCAGAATCAAATTGTGACTACATTGAGGGGAACTCCAGGTTATCTGGCACCAGAATGGTTGAGCTCATTTATCACAGAAAAGGCAGATGTCTATAGTTTTGGAGTTGTTGTAATGGAGATCATATGTTTAAGGAAGAATTTTGATATGTCAGAATCTGAGGATCGTGTACATTTGCTTGATCTGTTTAGGAGAAAGGACGAGGAAGATAGGCTGATTGATATGATTGAAAGTAACGATGAAGATACTCGACTAAATATTTCAGACATGATTAGAACAATGAAGCTTGCACTATGGTGTTTACGAAGTGATTTTACCCAGAGGCCATCTATGTCTGCTGTAGTTAAGGTCATGGAGGGTACACTGGACCCCGAAATTAACTTGGAACATCAAACCTTGGACTTTAATCCACTTGCAGCCATCAGAAGAAAGTCTGAATTTGAAACAACAGTATCAGTTCCACCATCAGTACTATCAGGACCAAGGTGAACAAAAAATGTTGCTTCATCTGTTGCTTTACTTGGTTGCCTTTCTTTTCATGTTAGTTCGTAAACGTCTATTTCTTTGTTCTCCTTACCATGTCGTTGACGATTTATATTATGTTAATTGAGGTAAAGTACAACTTGTGAGAGTAATGTAAAGTATGTACAGTTTTGTAACATTCTGTATTATGCTTACCACCTACAAAGGTTTCcatttgttagcattaataaatGACTACCTAATGACACCACATGTACCTATATTGTTTCCATTTTCTTATGCTTAATCAAAATTCTTGCCAGTATTCATTCTGTCCGTGCGTTCTCATATTTCTTTTAGAATTGTCGTTTGCTTTCAACATGACCCCATTAATAATATGTAGTTATTAGTGGGTTTTTCCACATCTTGTGACCAGTTACGTGCATTAGGGGATTCTATAATAAGAATACATTAGTTTTTTGTATTAGCTCCTTCATATCATTAGATAAGGTGAGTATAGAACTCCTGTTTAAGCAGTCAGATTTTGCTATCAGAAAGTAAAATCTGAAAACTCCAGTCCTTCTTCATAGTAATGATAGTTGACTTCAGAAACTAATTTATACTCGAAATCTGCAATAATCTGTCACAAAACAATCTCACCGGAAGAATTCTGGCCAACTTTCTAGCCCTTCCTCTTTTGATGAGGTGGTGACTAGCGAGTCTTCCTGTATTTTCAGATCATCAATCTCCTGCTAATAGTCTTTCTCTCTATCTGTAGGGTTTTGCTTCATTAATGTTCCTTTTTCTTATAAATAGATTCTGAACGATGAACTACAATTACATAGATAATACACTTAATTTCTTTTCGCTCCTACAAATGCCACttgcaaaaatttcattgaaTGGCTATGTTCCATTCAAAAGTTTCGAAAACAGGAACAGAGCAGAAAGACTTCAAATAGTGTTTTTCAGATTCTTAAAAGATTTTCGATTCAGCTTTCTCGTGGTCCAACCAAAAGCGTCTTCGATTTAAGCAACCCCAAACCAAAAGTCCAACATTAGCAAACTTTTTTTGAGTTTCATTCGTTTATTGTTGGTCCTATCAGATTGTGCAGAAAACAAGCTTGCAAGTACCTTAGGCAGTCTTATTATATTCTGTCACAATTTCACTGATAGGTTTGTCAGTGAGAAGATTTTTTCTTGCAACTGAAAACTTTTCATGAATACAGCTCTAGGTAGAAATTATCGAACTGATGTTTATACAAGAAAGATTAATAGCACCATCTTCCTGAAGTATCAAAAGTTTTGTTTGCTCACCAAGGATTCTCTGAAATCATGAAGGAAAaggatctttttttttatatatatatatttctgcCGGGGACcgaggagggggggggggggaggggaagTGGAGGAGAGGTAATTAGCACTACCAGAATTTCAAAAAGGGGTAAATGACCTTCAGAAAGAAGTATTCCATGCAATTAATGACTGAACATGATACAGAAACAAGAATAGGAACTA contains:
- the LOC113757784 gene encoding G-type lectin S-receptor-like serine/threonine-protein kinase SD2-5, which codes for MARWSFKEALRLVFLVIVVLQINFLSTEVVAQETAKISTSWRNNNHSVANVTRALLYPYYTFNDSSGPFMQIILLKEIRPRVGYACGFVSNGTDDSFVFSIGIVHYRTDFVGVHYWSDLDVVWFANRNKPIRENGTLQFLPDGNLILKDADGTLVWSTSTSNKGVVGMKVMETGNLVLHDGNNQTVWQSFDHPTDTLLPGQKLVDGQTLVARLSETSWNEGNYYLLVNHQGLFAFYKSNSPQMYFNFFIRGERESIETSYVKAVNGTLALYISSAEPNEPDAVFSKPSSMKYIRYDYDGHFRVYNEENGPVDLLADFLSECDYPTVCGSLALCSGGQCSCPSGFERSDNQNNSGCVEINPTKCDGPRSHGLLHLTDVYYFNYVDFDAAVLKATDIESCRWLCLRNCSCKAVLFQHFFSNFSRGNCFLPSPVLSLISDGKQRNDFESSAFIKISNDMSNTSGSSASSKRKGIIAGLTAGIFCLSVVILGICIVRRKKQSTEEDVETYWEQLSGMPVRFSFQELQDATGNFSKLLGEGGFGSVFEGVLKNEEKIAVKQLNSLGQGKKEFLAEVQTIGSIHHINLVRLIGFCVENHHRLLVYEFMNNGSLDKWIFSKDSVQPTLVWLTRRNIIHDIAKGLAYLHEECRQKIVHLDIKPQNILLDENLCAKVSDFGLSKSIDKDQNQIVTTLRGTPGYLAPEWLSSFITEKADVYSFGVVVMEIICLRKNFDMSESEDRVHLLDLFRRKDEEDRLIDMIESNDEDTRLNISDMIRTMKLALWCLRSDFTQRPSMSAVVKVMEGTLDPEINLEHQTLDFNPLAAIRRKSEFETTVSVPPSVLSGPR